A genomic stretch from Flavobacterium nitratireducens includes:
- the dnaE gene encoding DNA polymerase III subunit alpha: MYLIFDTETTGLPKRWDAPITDTANWPRCIQIAWQLHDDMGQLVEHQDYLVKPEGFNIPYDAERIHGISTELAEAEGITLAEVLEKFNIALSKAKFIVGQNLGFDVNIMGCEFHRMGVDSPMASMPVLDTCTEVTANLLKLPGGRGGRFKLPTLTELHEYLFNVPFAEAHNATADVEATTRCFLELIKREVFTKEELDVPASYFKDFQAKNPQEIQLIGLKHINLKAASDKIRQQLQKSEGAAPQTTISEEDRKDFSEAKYAHLHNHTQFSVLQSTIGIGPLVAATAKNKFPAVAMTDTGNMMGAFHFVSAVMNHNKGASAKNKALIESGEEPTETEIKPIVGCEFNICENHKDKSKKDNGYQVVLMAKNKRGYHNLAKMASIAYVDGFYYVPRIDKTVVEKYKEDIMVLSGNLYGEIPSKILNIGENQAEEALLWWKAQFGDDFYLEIMRHNQEDENRVNKTLIEFSKKHNVKLIATNNTYYLNKEDANAHDILLCVKDGEKQATPIGRGRGYRYGLPNQEYYYKSDEEMKKLFADLPEAIINIQEIIDKVEIYSLYRDVLLPKFEIPDEFKVPEDLVDGGVRGENAYLRHLTYTGAERRYEEITDEVRERLDFELMTISNSGYPGYFLIVQDFIAEARKMGVSVGPGRGSAAGSAVAYCLGITNIDPIKYDLLFERFLNPDRVSMPDIDIDFDDEGRGRVMDYVINKYGANQVAQIITYGKMATKSAIRDTARVLDLPLFEADRIAKLIPAMMPGKWNLARFISESEDDVKKALKSSEEFDRVKELIAIANEGDLAGETIQQAKILEGSMRNTGIHACGVIITPDDITNFVPVITAKDSDLYVTQFDNSVAESAGLLKMDFLGLKTLTLIKETVKLVKYRTGIELNPDNFPIDDAKTYELFQRGETVGVFQYESPGMQKYMKDLKPTVFADLIAMNALYRPGPLEYIPSFVRRKNGEEEITYDLDACEEYLSETYGITVYQEQVMLLSQKLAGFSKGDADVLRKAMGKKQKDVLDKMKGKFIDQAVAKGHDEKKLDKIWTDWEAFASYAFNKSHSTCYAWVAYQTAYLKAHYPAEYMAAVLSNNMNDIKQVSFFMEECKRMGLQVLGPSVNESYYKFTVNDNYAVRFGMGAIKGVGAGAVETIVENRKNGLYKSIFDLAKRIDLRAANKKAFENLALAGGFDCFADTHRAQYFHDDGDGITFYEKAMRYGSKFQENENSSQVSLFGETSEVQIAEPVVPPCEDWSTMEKLAKEKEVVGIYISGHPLDDFRFEMKYFCNAKLDALKNMEAYVGKTLTLGGIINNVQHRVAKNGKGWATFALEGYDESYEFRIFGEEYLKFRHFFIQNNFMFIKLTIKEGWMNQETGKKGEPRLQFVEMKQLQDVLESFAKKLIVLLNIKDLHPDFIHKLSNLFNVNKGDNQVTFEIMELEKIKKLIEVAPVVDENEEVVFDDDIDDAEAADITQTKAVQVTEVEEVKVVTKLSMVSRRLKVKISTELLQELEKMQVNFKLN, encoded by the coding sequence ATGTACTTAATATTCGATACAGAAACCACGGGTTTACCTAAGCGTTGGGACGCACCTATTACTGATACTGCCAACTGGCCGCGTTGTATTCAAATTGCATGGCAACTCCATGATGATATGGGGCAGTTAGTAGAGCATCAGGATTATTTGGTAAAACCAGAAGGCTTTAATATTCCTTATGACGCAGAGCGTATTCATGGTATTTCAACAGAGTTAGCAGAAGCGGAAGGAATCACTTTGGCTGAGGTTTTAGAAAAATTTAATATCGCTTTAAGTAAAGCCAAATTTATTGTCGGGCAAAATCTGGGTTTTGATGTCAATATCATGGGCTGTGAGTTTCATCGTATGGGAGTGGATTCACCAATGGCTTCGATGCCTGTTTTAGATACTTGTACCGAGGTTACGGCTAATTTGTTAAAATTACCTGGAGGTCGTGGAGGTAGATTCAAATTGCCAACATTGACCGAGTTACACGAGTATTTATTCAACGTTCCTTTTGCGGAAGCGCACAATGCAACTGCCGATGTTGAGGCAACTACGCGTTGTTTCTTAGAATTAATCAAAAGAGAAGTTTTTACTAAAGAAGAGTTGGACGTACCGGCTTCCTACTTTAAGGATTTTCAGGCCAAAAATCCGCAGGAAATTCAACTTATCGGATTAAAGCATATCAATCTTAAGGCAGCTTCAGATAAAATTCGTCAGCAACTTCAAAAGTCGGAAGGAGCTGCACCTCAAACTACAATTTCTGAGGAAGACAGAAAAGATTTTTCGGAGGCAAAATATGCCCACTTACATAATCATACGCAGTTTTCGGTTTTACAGTCTACTATCGGGATTGGACCTTTAGTTGCTGCTACGGCGAAGAATAAATTTCCGGCGGTAGCCATGACCGACACTGGAAATATGATGGGGGCTTTTCATTTTGTAAGTGCCGTTATGAATCACAACAAAGGGGCTTCGGCAAAGAATAAAGCTTTAATCGAAAGTGGTGAAGAACCTACAGAGACTGAAATCAAACCAATTGTTGGTTGTGAGTTTAATATTTGCGAAAATCATAAGGATAAATCCAAGAAAGACAACGGATACCAAGTTGTTTTGATGGCTAAAAATAAAAGGGGTTATCATAATCTGGCCAAAATGGCGTCCATTGCTTATGTTGATGGTTTTTATTACGTACCCCGAATTGATAAAACAGTTGTAGAAAAGTATAAAGAAGACATCATGGTTTTGTCGGGGAATTTATACGGAGAGATTCCGAGTAAAATCCTGAATATTGGTGAAAACCAAGCCGAAGAAGCTTTGTTGTGGTGGAAAGCACAATTTGGAGATGATTTTTATCTAGAAATCATGCGCCACAATCAGGAAGATGAAAATAGGGTAAATAAGACCTTAATTGAGTTTTCTAAGAAGCATAATGTGAAGTTAATTGCTACTAATAATACCTATTATTTAAATAAAGAAGATGCTAATGCGCACGATATTTTATTGTGTGTCAAAGATGGAGAAAAACAAGCTACTCCTATAGGAAGAGGTCGCGGTTACCGTTACGGTTTGCCTAATCAGGAGTATTATTACAAATCGGATGAAGAGATGAAAAAACTCTTTGCTGATTTGCCTGAAGCGATTATCAACATACAGGAAATCATAGATAAGGTCGAAATTTACTCTTTATATCGTGATGTATTACTTCCTAAATTTGAGATTCCTGACGAATTTAAAGTTCCCGAAGATTTAGTAGATGGAGGGGTTCGCGGTGAAAATGCTTATCTGCGACATTTAACCTATACAGGTGCGGAACGTCGCTACGAAGAAATTACCGATGAAGTACGAGAACGTTTGGATTTTGAGTTAATGACTATTTCCAATTCGGGTTATCCGGGTTACTTTTTGATTGTACAGGATTTCATAGCCGAAGCACGTAAAATGGGAGTTTCGGTAGGTCCAGGTCGTGGATCGGCAGCTGGTTCGGCAGTGGCTTACTGTTTAGGGATTACCAATATTGACCCTATTAAGTACGATTTGCTTTTTGAGCGTTTCCTGAATCCCGACCGTGTATCCATGCCCGATATTGATATCGACTTTGATGATGAGGGTCGTGGTCGTGTAATGGATTATGTAATCAATAAATATGGAGCCAATCAGGTGGCGCAGATTATTACCTATGGTAAAATGGCGACTAAATCGGCGATTCGTGATACCGCACGTGTACTGGATTTGCCACTTTTTGAAGCAGATAGAATTGCGAAATTGATTCCGGCAATGATGCCAGGAAAATGGAATTTGGCCCGATTTATTTCTGAAAGTGAGGATGATGTCAAAAAAGCTTTAAAATCTTCTGAAGAATTTGATCGCGTTAAAGAATTAATCGCAATTGCCAATGAAGGAGACTTGGCAGGTGAAACGATTCAGCAGGCCAAAATTCTGGAAGGTTCGATGCGTAATACGGGTATTCATGCCTGCGGGGTAATTATTACTCCAGATGATATTACGAATTTCGTACCAGTTATAACAGCAAAGGATTCAGATTTATATGTTACTCAGTTTGATAACTCGGTTGCTGAGAGTGCTGGATTATTGAAGATGGACTTCTTGGGTCTGAAGACCCTGACTTTGATTAAAGAAACCGTAAAATTGGTCAAGTATCGCACGGGAATAGAACTCAATCCGGATAATTTTCCAATTGATGATGCGAAAACCTATGAGTTATTCCAGCGTGGTGAAACAGTAGGGGTGTTTCAATACGAGTCGCCAGGAATGCAGAAATACATGAAGGACTTAAAGCCTACCGTATTTGCCGATTTGATTGCGATGAATGCCTTGTATCGTCCGGGACCTTTAGAGTATATTCCTTCTTTCGTTCGAAGAAAAAATGGCGAGGAAGAAATTACCTATGACTTAGATGCTTGTGAAGAATACCTGTCTGAAACCTATGGAATTACGGTATATCAGGAGCAGGTAATGCTTTTGTCCCAAAAGTTAGCCGGATTCTCTAAGGGGGATGCCGACGTACTTCGTAAGGCGATGGGTAAGAAGCAAAAAGACGTTCTGGATAAGATGAAAGGGAAATTCATTGATCAGGCGGTGGCTAAAGGCCATGATGAAAAGAAACTGGATAAAATCTGGACGGACTGGGAGGCCTTTGCGAGTTATGCCTTCAATAAATCACACTCTACCTGTTATGCTTGGGTGGCTTATCAAACGGCTTATTTGAAAGCGCATTATCCTGCCGAATATATGGCGGCGGTACTTTCGAATAATATGAATGATATTAAGCAGGTGTCCTTTTTTATGGAAGAATGTAAGCGAATGGGCTTGCAAGTTTTAGGACCTTCTGTGAACGAATCGTATTATAAATTTACCGTAAACGATAATTATGCCGTTCGTTTCGGGATGGGAGCAATCAAAGGAGTTGGTGCTGGAGCCGTAGAAACTATTGTTGAAAACAGAAAAAACGGATTGTATAAATCCATTTTTGATTTGGCGAAACGAATTGATTTGCGTGCCGCTAATAAAAAGGCTTTTGAAAATTTAGCCTTGGCAGGAGGGTTTGATTGTTTTGCGGATACGCACAGAGCACAATATTTCCATGATGATGGTGATGGGATTACTTTTTATGAAAAAGCCATGCGTTATGGTTCTAAATTTCAGGAAAATGAAAACTCTTCGCAAGTAAGTTTGTTTGGCGAAACTTCTGAAGTTCAAATTGCCGAACCTGTAGTTCCTCCTTGTGAAGATTGGAGTACTATGGAAAAATTAGCCAAGGAAAAAGAAGTTGTAGGGATTTATATTTCCGGACATCCATTGGATGATTTTCGATTTGAAATGAAATATTTCTGTAATGCCAAGTTAGATGCTCTAAAAAATATGGAAGCTTATGTGGGTAAAACTTTGACTCTTGGTGGAATTATTAATAATGTTCAACATCGTGTGGCAAAGAATGGTAAAGGCTGGGCTACATTTGCTTTAGAAGGTTATGATGAAAGTTATGAGTTTCGAATTTTTGGAGAAGAATATTTAAAATTCCGTCATTTCTTCATTCAAAACAATTTTATGTTTATAAAGCTCACTATCAAAGAGGGATGGATGAATCAGGAAACGGGCAAAAAAGGAGAGCCAAGATTGCAATTTGTAGAGATGAAACAGTTACAAGATGTTTTAGAGTCATTTGCTAAAAAATTAATTGTGCTATTGAATATTAAAGATTTACATCCTGATTTTATTCATAAATTGAGTAATTTGTTTAACGTGAATAAAGGGGATAATCAGGTGACTTTTGAAATAATGGAGTTGGAGAAAATTAAAAAATTAATTGAAGTAGCTCCTGTTGTTGACGAAAATGAAGAAGTGGTTTTTGATGATGATATCGATGATGCCGAAGCAGCAGATATAACTCAGACTAAAGCAGTTCAAGTAACCGAAGTGGAAGAAGTAAAGGTGGTGACCAAATTAAGTATGGTAAGTAGAAGATTGAAGGTGAAAATTTCTACTGAATTATTACAAGAATTGGAGAAAATGCAAGTAAATTTCAAACTAAACTAA
- a CDS encoding S8 family serine peptidase: MKNFTSVIRLSLSLFSSLLLITSCQNNTEIEVQELSPLSNYTMKPIPGQYVVVLKENVSGKYNTQKYSDRILSLKKDYLARFSTIKLTSDKIKQTFGYTISGFAAQLDKEQLLSLRQDDRVKSIEQDYTITLNPELSILKGKPGSGGGTTYPAEVIPWGITRVGGGLSGAGKTAWIIDTGIDLTHPDLNVNKTGLNKSFLGGIDANNPNDGNGHGTHVAGTVAAIDNDIQVVGVAAGATVVAVRVLDSRGSGSYSGVIAGVDYVGANGKDGDAANMSLGGPKDSALNDAVTKASVKVKFAIAAGNDSANADNYSPASVNGTNIYTVSAMDKNDTFAYFSNYGPSVDFCAPGVSILSLWKGGGMNTISGTSMATPHVCGLLLLGPVHSSGNVSGDPDGTPDPIAHY, from the coding sequence ATGAAAAACTTTACTTCTGTTATACGATTGTCCTTAAGCCTTTTTTCTTCTTTATTATTAATCACAAGTTGTCAAAACAACACTGAGATAGAAGTTCAGGAATTGAGTCCGCTTTCAAACTACACCATGAAACCGATTCCGGGTCAATATGTTGTAGTTTTAAAAGAAAATGTATCCGGTAAATACAATACTCAAAAATACAGTGACAGGATTTTATCATTGAAAAAAGACTATCTGGCACGTTTTTCAACTATAAAACTAACTTCGGACAAAATAAAACAAACCTTTGGCTACACGATTAGCGGATTTGCAGCCCAATTAGACAAAGAGCAACTACTAAGCCTAAGACAAGATGATCGCGTTAAATCTATAGAACAAGATTATACGATAACTCTAAATCCTGAATTATCTATCTTAAAAGGAAAACCAGGAAGTGGCGGAGGTACAACTTATCCGGCAGAAGTAATTCCTTGGGGAATAACTCGTGTTGGCGGCGGACTTAGCGGAGCAGGAAAAACAGCCTGGATAATTGACACCGGAATAGATTTAACCCACCCGGATTTGAATGTAAACAAAACAGGACTTAATAAAAGCTTTCTGGGAGGAATTGATGCAAATAACCCAAATGATGGCAATGGACACGGCACACATGTAGCCGGAACTGTAGCCGCAATAGACAACGACATTCAAGTAGTAGGAGTTGCAGCAGGAGCTACGGTTGTAGCCGTACGTGTTTTAGACAGTCGTGGCAGCGGATCTTACTCAGGTGTTATTGCCGGAGTAGACTATGTTGGAGCAAATGGTAAAGACGGTGATGCCGCTAATATGAGTTTAGGAGGCCCTAAAGATTCAGCACTAAACGATGCAGTAACTAAAGCATCTGTAAAAGTTAAATTTGCCATAGCAGCAGGAAATGACAGCGCTAATGCTGATAATTATTCGCCTGCCAGTGTTAATGGCACAAACATTTACACTGTTTCAGCCATGGATAAAAACGATACTTTTGCTTATTTTTCTAACTATGGCCCTTCAGTAGATTTTTGCGCTCCCGGAGTATCCATTCTTTCTTTATGGAAAGGAGGCGGCATGAACACCATAAGCGGAACTTCTATGGCAACTCCACATGTATGCGGATTATTGTTATTAGGCCCTGTACACTCATCAGGAAATGTTTCAGGTGACCCTGATGGAACCCCTGATCCAATTGCTCATTATTAA
- a CDS encoding tetratricopeptide repeat protein, with protein sequence MKKNIVIVLFVIFCVNHCYYGYGQMRKIYSTIETKGVLYYKVEEIINMAFGGTNVWYTVSDLSLISKVDLGPENVRIITPFYKDKSYLKKSYYIETKNANINTEKNREPTQLVAISIESGKIEIPENSPLDQRVLALVIGKIIKIEPVSDLKNEALVETKASPVSVSPVNLKVLPEKKEPQKEKLDYILVNVVYVYERVLEKGYKSAYMSREVANYYYFKGQMEKAAKWYEELFVLSNEQLEPIYYYRFGDALKKTGKTTRGNALIEKFNQLME encoded by the coding sequence ATGAAGAAGAATATTGTGATAGTGTTATTTGTGATTTTTTGTGTTAATCATTGCTATTATGGTTATGGACAAATGCGTAAAATTTATAGTACCATTGAAACTAAAGGTGTTTTGTATTATAAGGTTGAAGAGATTATTAATATGGCGTTTGGCGGTACTAATGTCTGGTATACTGTGTCGGATTTGAGTTTGATTAGTAAAGTTGATTTAGGTCCTGAAAATGTTAGAATAATTACACCTTTTTATAAGGATAAAAGTTATTTGAAAAAGAGTTATTATATAGAAACTAAAAACGCAAATATTAATACGGAAAAAAATCGGGAACCTACCCAGCTTGTAGCGATTTCAATTGAAAGTGGGAAAATTGAAATACCTGAAAATTCTCCTTTGGATCAAAGGGTACTAGCTCTGGTTATTGGTAAAATAATTAAAATAGAGCCTGTTTCTGATTTAAAAAACGAAGCTTTAGTTGAAACTAAAGCTTCGCCTGTTTCTGTTTCTCCTGTTAATCTAAAAGTTTTGCCTGAAAAGAAAGAGCCTCAAAAGGAAAAATTGGATTATATTTTGGTTAATGTGGTTTATGTTTATGAAAGAGTGCTTGAAAAAGGTTATAAATCTGCCTATATGTCAAGAGAAGTAGCCAATTATTATTATTTCAAAGGCCAAATGGAAAAAGCTGCTAAATGGTACGAAGAACTCTTTGTGTTGTCTAATGAGCAGTTGGAGCCTATTTATTATTACCGTTTTGGAGATGCTTTAAAAAAGACAGGGAAAACCACGAGAGGCAATGCTCTAATTGAAAAATTCAATCAGTTGATGGAGTGA
- the leuC gene encoding 3-isopropylmalate dehydratase large subunit, with protein MSKTLFDKVWDSHVVRKIEDGPDVFFIDRHFIHEVTSPVAFLGLKTRGVSVLYPERTFATADHNTPTINQHLPVEDALSANQLKALETNAAEYGISHWGLGHQKNGIVHVVGPENGITLPGATIVCGDSHTSTHGAFGAIAFGIGTSEVEMVLSTQCIMQPKPKKMRINVNGKLNKGVTPKDVALYIISKLTTSGGTGYFVEYAGNVFEEMTMEGRMTVCNLSIEMGARGGMIAPDQTTFDFLEGRLYAPKGEAWTKAVEYWKTLKTDADATFDAELNFNAEDIEPMITYGTNPGMGIGISQHIPAASEVEGGEETYKKSLAYMGFNEDDVMIGKPIDYVFLGSCTNGRIEDFRAFAEIVKGRKKADNVTAWLVPGSHVVEAQIKEEGILDILTEAGFVLRQPGCSACLAMNDDKVPAGKYAVSTSNRNFEGRQGPGSRTLLASPIMAAAAAVTGKLTDPRDLL; from the coding sequence ATGAGCAAGACATTATTTGACAAAGTATGGGATTCGCATGTTGTGCGTAAAATTGAAGACGGACCAGATGTGTTTTTTATTGATCGTCACTTCATTCACGAAGTTACAAGTCCAGTAGCTTTCTTGGGGCTTAAAACAAGAGGCGTATCAGTATTATATCCAGAACGTACTTTCGCAACTGCCGATCACAATACACCGACCATTAATCAACACTTGCCTGTTGAAGATGCTTTATCTGCAAATCAATTAAAAGCATTAGAAACTAATGCAGCAGAATACGGTATTTCACACTGGGGATTAGGTCATCAAAAAAATGGAATTGTACACGTAGTAGGTCCAGAAAACGGAATTACCTTACCAGGTGCTACAATCGTATGTGGAGATTCACATACTTCTACTCATGGTGCTTTTGGTGCTATCGCTTTTGGTATTGGTACATCTGAAGTAGAGATGGTGCTTTCTACTCAATGTATTATGCAACCAAAACCTAAAAAAATGCGTATCAACGTTAACGGAAAACTAAACAAAGGTGTTACTCCTAAAGACGTTGCATTATACATTATTTCTAAATTAACTACTTCTGGAGGAACAGGATATTTCGTAGAATATGCAGGAAATGTTTTTGAAGAAATGACTATGGAAGGTCGTATGACTGTTTGTAACCTTTCTATCGAAATGGGTGCTCGTGGTGGTATGATTGCTCCTGACCAAACAACTTTCGATTTCTTAGAAGGACGATTATATGCTCCAAAAGGAGAAGCTTGGACTAAGGCTGTAGAATATTGGAAAACTTTAAAAACAGATGCTGACGCAACATTTGATGCTGAATTAAACTTCAATGCGGAAGATATCGAGCCAATGATCACTTACGGAACAAACCCTGGAATGGGAATTGGTATCAGCCAACACATTCCTGCTGCAAGCGAAGTAGAAGGCGGTGAAGAAACGTATAAAAAATCATTAGCTTACATGGGCTTCAATGAAGATGACGTAATGATTGGAAAACCTATTGATTATGTTTTCTTAGGAAGTTGTACTAATGGTCGTATCGAAGACTTTAGAGCTTTTGCTGAAATTGTAAAAGGCCGTAAAAAAGCTGATAATGTTACAGCTTGGTTAGTTCCTGGTTCTCACGTTGTGGAAGCACAAATCAAAGAAGAAGGAATTTTAGACATCCTTACTGAAGCTGGTTTCGTATTACGTCAACCAGGATGTTCGGCTTGTTTAGCAATGAATGATGATAAAGTACCAGCTGGAAAATATGCAGTAAGTACCTCTAACAGAAACTTCGAAGGTCGTCAAGGTCCAGGTTCTAGAACATTATTAGCTTCTCCAATTATGGCAGCAGCAGCAGCAGTTACAGGAAAATTGACAGATCCAAGAGATTTATTGTAA
- the leuD gene encoding 3-isopropylmalate dehydratase small subunit, whose translation MAYDKFNILTSSAVPLPIENVDTDQIIPARFLKATKREGFGDNLFRDWRYNGDGTPKADFVLNNPTYSGKILVGGKNFGSGSSREHAAWAVYDYGFRAVVSSFFADIFKGNCLNIGVLPVQVSPEFSDKIFAAIEADPNTELEINLPEQTITLKATGEKESFDINGYKKNNMLNGFDDIDYLQSVKEEIVSFASKLPY comes from the coding sequence ATGGCATACGATAAATTTAATATACTTACTAGTAGTGCAGTGCCACTACCTATTGAGAACGTAGATACTGATCAAATCATTCCTGCTCGTTTCTTGAAAGCTACAAAACGCGAAGGTTTTGGAGACAACCTTTTTAGAGACTGGAGATACAACGGAGACGGAACTCCAAAAGCAGATTTCGTATTAAACAACCCAACATACAGTGGAAAAATCCTTGTGGGTGGAAAAAACTTCGGTTCTGGTTCTTCTCGTGAGCACGCTGCTTGGGCTGTTTACGATTATGGATTCCGCGCTGTAGTTTCTTCTTTCTTTGCAGATATTTTCAAAGGAAACTGTTTAAACATTGGTGTTTTACCAGTACAGGTTTCTCCTGAATTTTCAGATAAAATCTTTGCTGCAATTGAAGCGGATCCGAATACGGAATTAGAAATCAACTTACCAGAGCAAACAATCACTTTAAAAGCGACAGGAGAAAAAGAATCTTTTGATATCAATGGATATAAGAAGAACAACATGTTAAATGGTTTTGATGATATCGACTATTTACAAAGTGTGAAAGAAGAAATCGTAAGTTTTGCTAGCAAGCTACCTTACTAA
- a CDS encoding alpha-isopropylmalate synthase regulatory domain-containing protein translates to MGKRKIEIMDTTLRDGEQTSGVSFSAAEKLTIAQLLLEELHVDRIEIASARVSEGEFEGVKGIMTWAEARGYTDKIEVLTFVDKGLSIEWMKKTGAKVQNLLTKGSLNHLTHQLKKTPEQHFTEIAESIALANENGITTNVYLEDWSNGMRNSAEYVYQYLDFISTQPVKRILLPDTLGVLIPSETFEYISEITQRYPGIHFDFHAHNDYDLSVANVMEALKAGIHGLHVTINGMGERAGNAPLASTIAVINDFMPEIEIGVKETSLYSVSKLVETFTGYRIPANKPIVGDNVFTQTAGIHADGDNKNNLYFNDLLPERFGRKRKYALGKTSGKANIEKNLQELGLQLNQEDLKLVTQRIIELGDKKETVTKEDLPYIISDVLDSHTYQEKVTIESYLLSHAKGMRPSTTICLKIDGQIIEEHAQGDGQFDAFMNALTKIYKTKKMTLPKLTDYAVRIPPGSSSDALCETIITWVNDGKEFKTRGLDSDQTVAAIIATQKMLNVIAV, encoded by the coding sequence ATGGGAAAGAGAAAAATTGAAATAATGGATACGACACTTCGTGATGGTGAACAAACCTCAGGAGTATCATTTTCTGCTGCAGAAAAACTAACCATTGCCCAATTATTATTAGAAGAGTTACATGTAGACCGTATCGAAATTGCTTCTGCTCGTGTTAGTGAAGGCGAATTTGAAGGTGTTAAGGGGATTATGACTTGGGCCGAAGCAAGAGGATATACCGATAAAATTGAAGTATTGACTTTTGTAGATAAAGGTCTTTCTATTGAATGGATGAAAAAAACGGGGGCAAAAGTTCAAAATCTGTTAACCAAAGGTTCCTTAAATCATCTTACTCATCAATTAAAAAAGACACCTGAACAGCATTTTACTGAAATAGCCGAAAGTATTGCTTTGGCCAATGAAAATGGGATTACAACCAATGTGTATTTAGAAGATTGGAGTAATGGTATGCGTAATTCAGCAGAATATGTTTACCAATATTTAGATTTCATCAGCACCCAACCCGTAAAAAGAATATTGCTTCCAGATACTTTGGGCGTACTTATCCCTTCGGAAACTTTCGAATATATTTCAGAAATCACTCAAAGATATCCCGGAATTCATTTTGATTTCCACGCACACAACGACTACGATTTAAGCGTTGCTAACGTAATGGAAGCCTTAAAAGCAGGTATTCACGGATTGCACGTGACCATAAACGGAATGGGAGAACGCGCCGGAAATGCGCCACTGGCCAGTACGATTGCAGTAATCAATGATTTCATGCCCGAAATCGAAATTGGTGTAAAAGAAACTTCTTTATACTCAGTTAGTAAATTAGTCGAAACCTTTACCGGTTACCGAATCCCAGCCAACAAGCCAATTGTAGGCGACAATGTTTTTACTCAAACAGCCGGTATTCACGCTGATGGGGACAATAAAAACAATTTATATTTCAACGATTTACTTCCGGAACGTTTTGGAAGAAAAAGAAAATACGCTTTAGGAAAAACTTCCGGAAAAGCTAATATTGAAAAAAACCTTCAGGAATTAGGTTTGCAATTAAATCAGGAAGATTTAAAATTGGTCACCCAAAGAATTATTGAATTGGGAGACAAAAAAGAAACAGTTACCAAAGAAGATCTGCCTTATATCATCTCTGACGTATTAGATAGTCATACCTATCAGGAAAAAGTTACCATAGAATCCTATTTGTTATCTCACGCCAAAGGAATGAGACCGTCAACCACTATTTGCTTAAAAATAGACGGACAAATCATTGAGGAACACGCACAAGGAGACGGTCAGTTTGATGCTTTTATGAATGCTTTGACAAAAATTTATAAAACCAAAAAAATGACTTTACCCAAACTTACTGATTACGCGGTAAGAATCCCTCCCGGAAGTAGTTCGGATGCTTTATGCGAAACCATTATCACCTGGGTAAACGACGGAAAAGAATTCAAAACAAGAGGATTGGATTCTGACCAAACCGTAGCTGCAATCATTGCAACTCAAAAAATGCTCAACGTAATAGCAGTTTAA